One Vibrio taketomensis DNA window includes the following coding sequences:
- a CDS encoding PaaI family thioesterase: MLSSIRKANFYLSSFGFLKVPLIWLCRPKIISLDDDKVEVVIPLRRRTKNHLNSMYFGVLAVGADVAGGYMAMNKAQQRGERISLAFKSVKADFLKRPEADVLFTCEDGRLIDDMLDKAIASGERINEPVKIVATCPSLNQDEPMAVFELTLSIKCSKR; encoded by the coding sequence ATGTTGTCATCAATTCGCAAAGCGAACTTCTATTTGTCTTCATTTGGCTTTCTTAAAGTGCCTTTGATCTGGCTATGCCGACCCAAAATTATTAGTCTCGATGATGATAAAGTTGAAGTGGTGATTCCGTTGCGTCGTCGTACTAAAAACCACCTAAATAGTATGTACTTTGGCGTGTTAGCCGTTGGGGCTGATGTGGCCGGAGGCTATATGGCAATGAATAAAGCTCAACAACGCGGGGAAAGAATTTCTTTAGCGTTTAAATCGGTGAAAGCTGATTTTCTTAAACGCCCCGAAGCGGATGTTTTGTTTACTTGTGAAGATGGGCGTTTAATTGATGATATGCTTGATAAAGCGATTGCGAGCGGTGAGCGTATCAATGAACCAGTAAAAATTGTCGCCACATGCCCATCTTTGAATCAAGATGAGCCTATGGCGGTTTTTGAGTTAACGCTCTCGATCAAATGCAGTAAGCGTTAA
- a CDS encoding GAF domain-containing protein: MSNQFYQRLTKQSVALVESEKNLVANLANISALLNMELEDINWVGFYLMDGEELVLGPFQGKPACVRIPLGKGVCGTAAAKNQVQRVYDVHEFEGHIACDAASNSEIVIPFSINGNMMGVLDIDSPNIGRFSEEDQIGLTNLMVEVEKLLNSHAIKA, from the coding sequence ATGTCTAATCAATTTTATCAACGCTTGACGAAGCAATCCGTGGCTCTTGTAGAGTCAGAAAAAAATTTGGTCGCTAATTTGGCTAATATTAGTGCGCTCCTCAATATGGAGTTGGAAGATATTAACTGGGTAGGTTTCTATTTGATGGACGGAGAAGAGTTGGTATTAGGCCCATTCCAGGGCAAACCCGCTTGCGTGCGCATTCCATTAGGTAAAGGGGTGTGCGGAACAGCCGCCGCAAAGAATCAAGTTCAGCGTGTTTATGATGTGCACGAGTTTGAAGGCCATATCGCTTGTGATGCCGCGAGCAATTCAGAAATTGTGATTCCATTTTCAATCAACGGCAACATGATGGGTGTATTGGATATTGATAGCCCAAATATTGGTCGATTTAGTGAAGAAGACCAGATTGGATTGACGAATTTGATGGTGGAAGTAGAAAAGCTGCTTAATTCACACGCTATCAAGGCATAA
- a CDS encoding S1 RNA-binding domain-containing protein, with protein MINVGQVNHLEVVKCAEFGVFLDAGEFGTALLPKRYVPEGVEVGQFIDAFLYFDSDNQLVATTETPIAQVGEWGLMKVEGVNTTGAFVSWGIKEKDLLVPYSEQRGRLTAGQTILVYVYTDRASGRIVGTTKFNKLLDKTPANYTRNQQVELLIAERSDLGYKAIVNGEHWGMIFSSDVFGKLFIGKRMKGYIKAIREDGKIDLSLQKVGVAKMDDLSSKVVELLEKKGGFLPLNDKSTPEEIFAAFRTSKGTFKKTIGGLYKQGTIVIEKDGIRLK; from the coding sequence ATGATTAATGTAGGTCAGGTAAACCACCTAGAAGTCGTAAAGTGTGCAGAATTTGGCGTGTTCCTAGATGCCGGTGAATTTGGCACCGCTCTTCTTCCGAAGCGTTACGTTCCAGAAGGCGTGGAAGTGGGTCAGTTTATTGATGCCTTTTTGTATTTTGATTCAGATAATCAACTGGTTGCCACAACCGAAACGCCAATCGCTCAAGTTGGTGAATGGGGTTTGATGAAAGTCGAAGGTGTTAACACGACCGGCGCTTTTGTGAGTTGGGGCATTAAAGAGAAAGATCTGTTAGTACCATACAGCGAGCAGCGTGGCCGCTTGACTGCGGGTCAAACTATTTTGGTCTACGTATACACTGACCGTGCTTCAGGTCGTATTGTCGGTACTACCAAATTTAACAAACTGCTAGATAAAACACCGGCGAACTATACCCGCAACCAACAAGTAGAGTTGTTGATTGCAGAACGCAGTGACCTTGGTTACAAGGCGATTGTTAACGGCGAGCACTGGGGCATGATTTTTAGCTCAGATGTGTTCGGTAAGTTATTTATCGGTAAACGAATGAAAGGCTACATCAAAGCCATTCGTGAAGATGGTAAGATCGATCTGTCACTACAGAAGGTTGGCGTAGCTAAAATGGATGATCTGAGTAGCAAAGTTGTTGAGCTGCTAGAAAAGAAAGGCGGGTTCTTGCCATTAAATGATAAATCTACGCCTGAAGAAATTTTCGCTGCGTTCCGTACCAGCAAAGGTACGTTTAAAAAGACGATTGGTGGTCTATACAAGCAGGGCACAATTGTGATTGAAAAAGACGGAATCCGTCTTAAATAG
- a CDS encoding bifunctional precorrin-2 dehydrogenase/sirohydrochlorin ferrochelatase, translating into MKYFPIYLDLKDKAVLVIGGGEVACRKVESLVRAGALVTIVSPVVDDYLLELAKQGECVWIQNFYSQEMIDRRYLQVWATTDNPELNHQIYTDAKQHGILVNVVDDQPYCDFITPSMVNRGRIQIAISSGGASPVLVRNIRQQLEYVLPQNLALLAEFGASKRSDIKQALPNVESRRKFWERFFADSRVEHAQHRQDLETAYQSLIGDDVTDKGQITWIEFGSDVEMLSLKALRLMQQADLVLYPNDCPFVFLDSVRRDAERKSFSNEAELIEHLKGAEIEQQRVVIFIAEESSKYNLLIGQNLRLSPAR; encoded by the coding sequence ATGAAGTACTTTCCAATCTATTTAGACCTCAAAGATAAAGCGGTTTTAGTTATTGGCGGTGGCGAAGTAGCTTGTCGTAAAGTGGAGAGTCTCGTCCGAGCGGGGGCGCTCGTCACCATCGTCTCTCCAGTTGTTGATGACTATTTACTTGAGCTAGCGAAGCAGGGAGAGTGTGTCTGGATTCAGAACTTTTATTCTCAAGAAATGATCGATCGTCGATACTTGCAAGTTTGGGCGACGACAGATAATCCAGAATTGAATCACCAAATATACACAGATGCTAAACAACATGGCATTTTAGTGAATGTGGTGGATGATCAACCTTATTGTGATTTTATTACGCCATCTATGGTCAACCGTGGCCGCATTCAAATAGCGATATCTAGCGGTGGTGCGTCACCAGTTCTCGTGCGCAATATTCGTCAGCAACTCGAATACGTGCTTCCACAAAACCTCGCGTTGTTAGCTGAATTTGGTGCTTCGAAACGCAGTGATATTAAACAAGCGTTACCAAACGTCGAATCTAGACGAAAGTTTTGGGAGCGTTTTTTCGCTGATTCAAGAGTCGAGCATGCTCAGCATAGGCAAGACCTAGAAACCGCTTATCAGAGTCTAATTGGTGACGATGTCACTGATAAAGGGCAGATTACTTGGATTGAATTTGGATCTGACGTTGAAATGTTGTCTCTCAAAGCACTGCGTTTAATGCAACAAGCAGACTTAGTGTTGTATCCAAATGATTGTCCATTTGTATTCCTGGATAGTGTTCGTCGTGATGCAGAACGCAAATCATTTTCCAATGAAGCCGAGCTTATTGAGCATTTGAAGGGCGCTGAGATTGAACAGCAGCGAGTGGTGATATTCATTGCTGAGGAGAGTTCGAAATACAATCTTCTGATAGGACAAAATTTAAGGTTATCACCGGCCAGATAA
- a CDS encoding paraquat-inducible protein A, whose product MTSNAHQAAPSKVRLCQGCELPIDTVEIKQGRSAYCPRCGTQLYRGGTPSLSGNLAIAITCLLLFVPSHFFNFLSIRLFGQMIPATLPSGVMTLFGEGFYFLAALVIFCSSIAPLLVCCAVISAHIALRNKTFLLLKYSLWIVHHLKHWVMIDVFLISVAISCFKLQDYSDIHIGVGLYGLILLQLFTVLLVSRVSTRRYWEAYQTESSHLFSHKDIHCTCCHMSQPMAPQCVRCKTPLSHRTENSIQKTWAYLVAASIAIFPANLIPISILLTNGKRLEDTIFWCGSISKNGMTGIAAIIFVASIVVPVAKIVGLAYILLAIKFKRGIFHRQRMMIYFVVKWIGKWSMMDLFVISIMMALVDRGQILDFTPGYGAVAFGFVVVLTMLAAESFDPRFIWDNYQQGNRAKNTANQKESFNE is encoded by the coding sequence GTGACATCGAACGCTCATCAAGCAGCACCAAGCAAAGTTCGATTATGCCAAGGGTGTGAACTACCCATTGATACGGTTGAAATCAAACAAGGCCGCAGCGCATATTGCCCCCGCTGCGGCACTCAGTTATACCGTGGTGGTACACCTTCTCTCTCTGGTAACTTAGCGATTGCAATCACCTGTTTGCTGCTATTTGTTCCTTCTCATTTCTTTAATTTTTTGAGCATTCGTCTGTTCGGACAGATGATCCCAGCAACACTCCCCTCGGGAGTCATGACGCTATTTGGTGAAGGATTTTATTTTCTCGCGGCACTTGTCATCTTTTGTAGCTCAATCGCTCCACTATTGGTGTGTTGCGCGGTCATTAGTGCTCATATCGCATTAAGAAATAAAACCTTCCTTTTACTGAAATATTCGCTTTGGATTGTGCATCATCTGAAGCACTGGGTGATGATCGATGTTTTCTTGATCAGCGTCGCCATCTCCTGCTTTAAACTTCAAGACTATTCAGATATCCACATCGGTGTTGGCCTATACGGATTGATTCTGCTGCAACTATTTACAGTTCTGCTAGTTAGCCGAGTCAGTACCAGACGCTATTGGGAAGCTTATCAGACAGAATCTAGTCACCTCTTTTCGCACAAAGACATTCACTGTACTTGCTGCCATATGTCACAACCAATGGCGCCTCAATGCGTGCGTTGCAAAACACCATTAAGCCACCGTACAGAAAACTCTATTCAAAAAACATGGGCGTATTTAGTTGCTGCGTCCATCGCCATCTTTCCGGCAAACTTGATTCCAATCTCTATCCTTCTTACTAACGGTAAGCGACTCGAAGATACCATTTTCTGGTGTGGCAGCATTAGTAAAAATGGTATGACAGGAATTGCCGCAATTATTTTCGTCGCGAGTATCGTCGTACCTGTAGCCAAAATTGTTGGCCTCGCCTACATACTTTTGGCAATAAAATTCAAACGAGGCATTTTCCATCGCCAACGCATGATGATTTACTTTGTCGTGAAATGGATTGGTAAATGGTCAATGATGGATTTGTTTGTTATATCAATTATGATGGCCTTGGTTGACCGAGGTCAGATCCTTGATTTTACGCCAGGTTATGGCGCTGTTGCTTTTGGCTTTGTCGTGGTGTTAACCATGTTGGCTGCCGAGAGTTTCGATCCAAGATTTATCTGGGACAATTACCAACAAGGTAATCGAGCCAAAAATACCGCTAATCAAAAAGAGTCTTTCAATGAGTAA
- the proQ gene encoding RNA chaperone ProQ, with protein MENTEKLKNSKEVIAYVAECFPKCFTLEGEAKPLKIGIFQDLADRLADDPKVSKTQLRAALRQYTSSWRYLHGVKPGAVRVDLDGNPAGELDEEHVEHAKTALAESKAKVQARRKEQAKKTREEGKAKTAKPAAKKPQQARRPQAKSAPKAAKPVETRPLNADEVKVGNAVNVNMGKGNMAATIVEINKEDVRVQLSNGLQMVVKAEHLRA; from the coding sequence ATGGAAAACACTGAAAAGTTAAAAAACAGCAAAGAAGTTATTGCATATGTTGCTGAATGTTTCCCTAAGTGCTTTACTTTAGAAGGTGAAGCTAAGCCACTTAAAATTGGTATTTTTCAAGATCTTGCGGATCGTCTAGCAGATGACCCAAAAGTAAGTAAAACTCAGCTTCGTGCAGCGTTAAGACAATACACTTCATCATGGCGTTACCTACACGGTGTTAAGCCTGGTGCGGTACGTGTAGATTTAGATGGTAACCCGGCAGGCGAACTAGACGAAGAACACGTGGAACATGCTAAAACTGCACTAGCTGAAAGCAAGGCGAAAGTACAAGCTCGTCGCAAAGAACAAGCTAAGAAGACGCGTGAAGAAGGTAAAGCTAAAACGGCTAAACCTGCAGCTAAGAAGCCGCAACAAGCTCGTCGTCCTCAAGCTAAATCTGCGCCGAAAGCAGCTAAACCTGTTGAAACACGTCCACTAAATGCTGACGAAGTAAAAGTTGGTAATGCAGTAAACGTGAACATGGGTAAAGGGAACATGGCTGCAACTATCGTTGAAATCAATAAGGAAGATGTGCGAGTTCAACTGTCTAACGGCCTTCAAATGGTTGTGAAAGCGGAGCACCTACGCGCATAA
- a CDS encoding YajQ family cyclic di-GMP-binding protein, with the protein MPSFDIVSEIDSVELRNAVENAQRELSTRFDFRNVAAEFELQKDESVKLSAEGDFQLKQMRDILRGHLAKRGVDANSMETKEPEATGKNWHQVAVFKQGIDTATAKKIVKALKDAKMKVQASIQGEKVRVTGKKRDDLQAAIALIREAELGQPFQYENFRD; encoded by the coding sequence ATGCCATCTTTTGATATTGTTTCTGAAATCGACAGTGTTGAACTACGTAACGCGGTTGAAAACGCGCAACGCGAATTGTCTACTCGTTTCGATTTTAGAAATGTTGCAGCTGAATTCGAGCTACAAAAAGATGAATCTGTAAAACTCAGTGCGGAAGGTGACTTCCAGCTAAAACAAATGCGCGACATTCTACGTGGCCACTTAGCTAAACGTGGTGTTGATGCAAACTCAATGGAAACTAAAGAGCCTGAAGCGACGGGTAAAAATTGGCACCAAGTCGCTGTTTTCAAACAAGGTATTGATACCGCGACGGCGAAGAAAATCGTTAAGGCGCTGAAAGATGCAAAAATGAAAGTGCAAGCATCTATCCAAGGTGAGAAAGTGCGTGTAACAGGGAAAAAGCGTGATGATCTACAAGCAGCTATCGCATTAATTCGCGAAGCGGAATTAGGTCAACCATTCCAATACGAAAATTTCCGCGACTAA
- a CDS encoding 3-deoxy-7-phosphoheptulonate synthase has translation MPLKTDELRTQPLGPMPTPAELSTTYPITDEVADRIAHSRRQIEDILVGKNDRLLVIVGPCSVHDTDAALDYASRLAAIQEQYKDELFIVMRTYFEKPRTVVGWKGLITDPNLDGSYALETGLNKARQLLLDINKLGLATATEFLDMITGQYIADLITWGAIGARTTESQIHREMASALSCPVGFKNGTNGNVKIAIDAIRAAQASHYFYSPDKHGRMTVYRTSGNPFGHVILRGGDQGPNFDAQSIEVACKQLAEFDLPQRLVVDFSHANCQKQHRKQIDVAKDICEQIKSGSTYIAGIMAESFIVEGNQPMDDISSLTYGKSITDPCLSWEDTATMLELLANAVKARP, from the coding sequence ATGCCACTTAAAACCGACGAACTAAGAACCCAACCTTTGGGTCCTATGCCAACCCCAGCAGAACTGAGTACGACTTATCCGATAACGGACGAAGTTGCAGATCGCATTGCACACTCACGCCGTCAAATCGAAGATATTCTGGTTGGAAAAAATGATCGCCTACTCGTGATTGTTGGTCCATGTTCAGTCCATGACACTGATGCCGCTCTTGACTACGCCTCTCGCTTAGCTGCCATTCAAGAACAGTACAAAGATGAACTGTTTATTGTGATGCGTACCTATTTCGAAAAACCTCGTACCGTTGTTGGCTGGAAAGGTTTAATCACCGACCCTAACCTTGACGGCTCTTACGCACTAGAGACAGGTCTAAACAAAGCGAGACAGCTATTGCTTGATATCAATAAACTTGGCCTCGCTACCGCGACCGAGTTTCTTGATATGATCACTGGCCAGTATATTGCTGATCTAATCACTTGGGGTGCAATTGGTGCCCGTACTACAGAATCACAGATCCACCGTGAGATGGCTTCTGCTCTTTCTTGCCCTGTAGGCTTTAAAAATGGCACTAACGGCAATGTAAAAATCGCCATTGATGCAATTCGTGCCGCACAAGCATCACACTACTTCTACTCGCCTGATAAGCACGGCCGTATGACGGTTTATCGTACAAGTGGTAACCCATTTGGTCACGTGATTCTGCGCGGTGGTGATCAAGGGCCCAACTTTGATGCACAATCAATCGAAGTCGCTTGCAAACAGCTTGCAGAGTTCGACCTACCACAACGACTTGTGGTAGATTTCAGCCACGCTAACTGCCAAAAACAACACAGAAAACAAATCGATGTCGCAAAAGACATTTGCGAACAGATTAAATCTGGTAGTACATATATCGCAGGTATCATGGCTGAGAGCTTTATTGTTGAAGGCAATCAACCAATGGACGATATTTCTTCCCTCACCTACGGCAAGTCAATTACTGACCCATGCCTAAGTTGGGAAGACACGGCGACCATGTTGGAACTTTTGGCGAACGCTGTTAAAGCACGCCCATAA